Genomic window (Melioribacteraceae bacterium):
CCTTCAGGATATACAACCTTTTTAGGATTCTTTTGAGCTTTGTGAACCATTACTCTAACTATCTCAGAGGAGAATCCGAGGCGCTCCTGTAATTCCTCTTTATATGCATTCCAATCACTTATCGGGAGACGAGCAACACCGGTTTCCATAGCCGCACGGGCAACTGCCGGAGCTACATACCACAAAACTCGGGGATCGAATGGTTTTGGTATTATATAATCAGGACCAAATGAAAATTCTTTTCCACCATAGGCGTGAAGCACAACTTCAGGTACTTTTTCGCGAGCCAGTTGAGCTAATGCTCTTGTGGCTGCCATTTTCATTTCCTCATTTATTTTTTTTGCGCGAACATCCAATGCCCCTCTAAATATAAATGGGAATCCGAGAACATTATTAACTTGATTAGGATAATCGCTTCTTCCTGTTGCCATTATTATATCTTTACGAGCATCAATCCCATCTTCGTAACTAATTTCAGGATCTGGATTTGCCATAGCGAAAACAATTGGATTTTTTGCCATTACTTTGAGCATATCTTTTGAAACAACATTCCCCTTTGAAAGACCTACAAATACATCAGCCATCGTCATTGCGTGAGTTAAATCCTTATACTCCACTTTTTGAGCAAAAATACTTTTGTATTTATTTAAGTCTTTTCTTGATTGATTTATATGCCCTTTTGTATCGAACATCGAAATATTTTCTACTTTAGCACCAGCGGCAATGTACATTTTACAGCAGGCAACCGCAGAAGCACCGGCGCCGGATACTACAATTCTTACATCACTCAATTTTTTCCCCGCTATCTCTACAGCATTTATTAAAGCTGCGCAGGAGATAATTGCTGTTCCATGCTGGTCATCATGAAATACCGGAATATCCATTGTTTTAATAAGTTCTTCCTCAATTTCAAAACACTCTGGAGCTTTAATATCTTCGAGATTGATACCTCCAAATGTTGGCTGGAGAAGTTGCACCGCTCTAATAATTTCTCCACTATCTTTACTATTAAGCTCGATGTCGAAAACATCAATATCAGCAAATCTTTTGAATAGAACTCCTTTACCTTCCATCACTGGTTTGCCAGCGTGGGGACCAATATCGCCAAGTCCAAGTACAGCAGTTCCATTAGAAACTACCGCTACTAAATTTCCTTTCGCGGTGTACTTGTAAACATCGTCATCATTTTTTTCAATTTCCCGGCATGGTTCCGCTACTCCAGGAGTATATGCCAATGATAACTCTCTCGCAGTAAAACAGGGTTTTGTAGGGATTACCTCAATTTTTCCCTTCCTTCCCGAACTGTGATATTTTAATGCTTCTTCTTTTGTGTGGCTCATAAAATATTCCTTTTTTTGAATGATAGTAGACCACAGAATTTCGAGTAATTTAAAATATGGAGTTAAGACTCTACTTAATAGAAAAAAATTAAGTGTTGTCAATTTTTAAAAGAAGAAATCTACGTCTCTATTTGTGGGATTTAAATAACGGAGGTAATATCTAACTCTTAAAATTAAGCTCAAAAGTAAAACCACCTTCCCCTTTAATTGAGAATTCCCCTTTCAATTGCTGGGCGGAGTGATTAATAAGTGTCATTCCAAGCGAACTCGATTCTAAGGGGTTCATACCCTTTGAAAAGCCTATTCCATTATCCATGTATGAAATAAAAATATTTTTATCTGCACTCTTTCTAATTACGAGTTTGATTTTAGGGGCGGGTTCATCTTTAAATGCATATTTAATAGAGTTTGTAACCAATTCACTAATTATGATGCCGAGTGGGACTGAGACATCCGACTTAATTTCAATAGGGGCTGTCTCACAAATAATCTCAACTTTTTTTAAAGAAAGAGTTGATACAATGTGTTTAGCTAATTCAGAGAGATAGTCTCCGATCAGAATATTTTCAATACTTAAGGATTTATATAACTTATCATGAATTAGTGCAATGGCAGAAATTCTTGATTGCAAATTCTGTATTAGTTTATCGGTATCAACATTATTCGGTTCTAAAAATGAATGCAGATGAAGAGTATTAATTAATAAATTAAAGTGGTTTTTTACACGGTGATGTATTTCTTTGAGCAAAATTTCCTTATGGGCCAAATCATTTTCAATCCTTTGGTAATCTATTAATGATTTGAGATCGTTTTGAATTACTTCTCTGAGCGACTCCAACAATTCCTGATAAATTTCAGGATAATTATGCTCCTTCAGATCGAGCATGCAAAAAGTACCAAACACCTCTCCATCAGGCCATAAAATTGGAATTCCCATATAAGATAGAAGGTTGAACGGTACACTTGGATTTTCTTTCCAATCTTCCATCGCAAGAGCGTTCGGTACAATTGTTTTTTCTCTTGTTCCGGTAACATTTTCACAGTACCAGCCTAATCCTAGCTCTAACTTCAAATTTTGTGGTAGAGGATTATTCTCAGTTTTACTCGTGAGAAATACTTCTAATTCAGTAGGATGAAATTTTGTTATTAATCCCGAAGGAACGCCAATAATTTTTGCGGCTAAATCTAGAACCTTTTGCCACTTCTCCTGAAGTTCCTTAGAAATTTCCGGTTTTTCATCAGAGGTAATTGGAATAAGAACGTTTGGGGCCTTAACAGTTTTTACCTTCGCTATTTGCATTTATTTTCTAAGCCTATTTTTTCAATTTCAAAATTAGCACAACTTCCTCATTATCGAATTTATTTTCAAAAAGTTTATATGTAATAAAAAGCCCTATCAGATGATAGGGCTTTTTTTACTAAAATTAATCAAAACTAAACTTCCAAAATTTCCTTTTCCTTGTGCTTTATAATTTCATCCACCTTTGTGATATGTTCGTCAGTCATCTTTTGTGTCTCTTTTTCAGCATCTTTTAGTTGATCTTCAGTAAGTTTTTTCTCTTTTTCCTGTCTTTTCAAATGATCATTCGCATCTCTTCTAACATTTCTAAGTGCAATTTTAGCTTCTTCACCAAATTTTTTAACCAACTTAACCAATTCCCTTCTGCGTTCCTCATTCAATGGTGGAATTGGAATTTTAAGATTTGTACCGTCACTAATTGGGTTTAATCCCAAATCGGCAGATAGAATGGCCTTATCCACAGCCTGAACCATAGATTTATCCCATGGGGTAACAGAAATTGTGTGAGCATCAAGTACAGATACATTTCCTACTTGAGTTAATGGTGATAATGTACCATAGTAATCTACTTTTATCCCATCAAGTAATGTGGTTGTGGCTTTACCGGTGCGAACTTTAGCAATTTCACTTCTAAACGCATCAATGGTTTTGTCCATTCTATTTTTTGCATCTTTCAGAATAGTGTTATCCATTATAATCTCCTATTTGTTAACCTCAATAAAATCTATATTCCTTACCGAAGTGCCTACCCCTTCTCCGGTAACAACTTTTAACAGATTACCCGGTTTGTCCATATTAAATACGATGATAGGCAAATTATTTTCTTTGCATAAACTAATAGCGGTTAGATCCATAACACGAAGATTTTTGTGTAATACATCGGTGTAAGAAATTTCATCAAATTTGAGTGCGGAGGGATTTTTTTCAGGGTCTGAATCATATACGCCATCTACTCGAGTTCCTTTTAATATCGCGTCAGCTTCAATCTCAACTGCTCTCAAAGAAGCCGCTGTATCAGTACTAAAATAAGGATGCCCAGTTCCAGCTCCAAATATTACAACTCTTCCCTTTTCAAGATGCCGGATTGCTCTTCGGCGGATATATGGTTCGGCAATAGCTTCCATGCTTATTGCAGTCATTAACCGTGTATAAATTCCTTTTCTCTCGCATGCATTCTGAAGTGCCAGAGAATTGATCATTGTTGCAAGCATGCCCATCTGATCTCCTGTGACACGATCGATACCCTGCGATTCGGCATTCAAACCCCGG
Coding sequences:
- a CDS encoding NADP-dependent malic enzyme, which encodes MSHTKEEALKYHSSGRKGKIEVIPTKPCFTARELSLAYTPGVAEPCREIEKNDDDVYKYTAKGNLVAVVSNGTAVLGLGDIGPHAGKPVMEGKGVLFKRFADIDVFDIELNSKDSGEIIRAVQLLQPTFGGINLEDIKAPECFEIEEELIKTMDIPVFHDDQHGTAIISCAALINAVEIAGKKLSDVRIVVSGAGASAVACCKMYIAAGAKVENISMFDTKGHINQSRKDLNKYKSIFAQKVEYKDLTHAMTMADVFVGLSKGNVVSKDMLKVMAKNPIVFAMANPDPEISYEDGIDARKDIIMATGRSDYPNQVNNVLGFPFIFRGALDVRAKKINEEMKMAATRALAQLAREKVPEVVLHAYGGKEFSFGPDYIIPKPFDPRVLWYVAPAVARAAMETGVARLPISDWNAYKEELQERLGFSSEIVRVMVHKAQKNPKKVVYPEGEEEKIIRAAATVFDENIAKPILVGNEAKIKAKIIELDYDPEKFEIRDPLSSDKLDFYGDEFFKLRQRKGITLKDAKKIICEPNYFASMMLKLGDADAMVGGLTYHYPQTIKPALQCIGVKEGLKIVSGMYIVIIKRKIYFFADTTVNVDPNDEQLAEIAISAADAVKEFDILPKIAMLSFSNFGSAPHPNSNKVARAVKIVKQKRPELIIDGEMQADTAVVPERIEKEFPFSNLKGGANVLVFPNLEAGNIAYKLMQRLTDATVIGPILIGMNKPVHVLQRGDTVRDIINMTAFAVVEAKTIK
- the frr gene encoding ribosome recycling factor, coding for MMDNTILKDAKNRMDKTIDAFRSEIAKVRTGKATTTLLDGIKVDYYGTLSPLTQVGNVSVLDAHTISVTPWDKSMVQAVDKAILSADLGLNPISDGTNLKIPIPPLNEERRRELVKLVKKFGEEAKIALRNVRRDANDHLKRQEKEKKLTEDQLKDAEKETQKMTDEHITKVDEIIKHKEKEILEV
- the pyrH gene encoding UMP kinase encodes the protein MKYNRILLKLSGESLAGEGDFGINPAILDFFADEIKLVIDLGVQVGVVIGGGNIYRGLNAESQGIDRVTGDQMGMLATMINSLALQNACERKGIYTRLMTAISMEAIAEPYIRRRAIRHLEKGRVVIFGAGTGHPYFSTDTAASLRAVEIEADAILKGTRVDGVYDSDPEKNPSALKFDEISYTDVLHKNLRVMDLTAISLCKENNLPIIVFNMDKPGNLLKVVTGEGVGTSVRNIDFIEVNK